In the genome of Parus major isolate Abel chromosome 2, Parus_major1.1, whole genome shotgun sequence, one region contains:
- the FAM83A gene encoding protein FAM83A — protein sequence MQSSNKKDDCTACGTHMHGACPADRLLRQRAMNHPRHMGKIRKRLEDIKNQSLKLTKVDFSHNESVRLATDAFLDGGRDSYLETLSREGEVDFLSSVEAQYIKDNARESYYAQETPGADGAAAPKQNDAGSLPSGTYFPTISDNSEPALLHTWITAEKPYLKEKSTATVYFQTEKNSNIRDIIRRYIHKTTQVLAIVMDVFTDTEILCDLLEAANKRMVFVYLLLDHGSIDLFSEMCDKLQIAEDLFKNISVRSVTGEVYCAKSGRKFSGQIREKFLISDWRYVLSGSYSFTWLCGQVHRNLLSKFTGQVVELFDEEFRHLYALSKPVRGPKTPPRSLPFLFSRSWAPLRSLPYSDEGSANTLSDPLSSLSAGSTHQSKQTPRTLMFNSNFTPQSPLQRVNSFNSYVSFTPPPAQKAIQPNYYQPHYMAENSTVPYNNMNIYRPIRLRQEEPNRTGLNSSWRCLHKANLFA from the exons ATGCAGTCCTCAAACAAGAAGGACGATTGCACTGCCTGTGGCACGCATATGCATGGTGCCTGCCCGGCAGATCGGCTGCTGCGACAAAGAGCCATGAACCACCCCAGACATATGGGCAAGATAAGGAAGAGGCTGGAGGATATCAAGAATCAGTCCCTGAAGTTGACAAAAGTGGATTTCAGCCACAACGAAAGCGTAAGATTGGCCACCGACGCCTTCTTGGATGGTGGGAGAGACTCTTACCTCGAAACTCTAAGCAGAGAGGGTGAGGTGGATTTCCTCTCCTCGGTGGAAGCTCAGTACATCAAGGATAACGCCAGGGAGTCTTACTATGCACAGGAGACCCCAGGTGCCGACGGGGCAGCCGCGCCAAAGCAGAATGACGCTGGGTCACTCCCTTCAGGGACCTACTTCCCCACCATTTCTGACAACAGTGAGCCGGCTCTACTCCACACATGGATTACAGCAGAGAAGCcctatttaaaggaaaaatctaCCGCCACTGTGTATTTCCAAACAGAGAAGAACAGCAACATTAGAGACATCATACGCCGGTACATCCATAAGACCACTCAG GTGTTAGCTATCGTGATGGATGTGTTCACAGACACTGAGATTCTTTGTGACCTCCTGGAGGCAGCTAACAAGCGCATGGTCTTTGTCTACCTGCTGCTCGATCATGGCAGTATAGATCTTTTCTCGGAGATGTGCGACAAGTTGCAAATTGCTGAGGATCTCTTCAAG aatatttcagtCCGCAGTGTTACTGGAGAGGTTTACTGTGCCAAGTCAGGGAGGAAATTTTCAGGACAAATTCGAGAAAAATTTCTTATCTCTGACTGGAGATACGTGCTATCTGGATCTTACAG CTTCACGTGGCTGTGTGGCCAGGTTCACCGCAACCTCCTCTCCAAGTTCACGGGCCAGGTTGTGGAGCTGTTTGACGAGGAGTTCCGGCACCTGTACGCGCTGTCCAAGCCCGTGCGGGGCCCCAAGACCCCTCCGCGGAGCCTCCCCTTCCTGTTCAGCCGGAGCTGGGCCCCCCTGCGCAGCCTCCCCTACAGCGACGAGGGAAGTGCCAACACCCTCTCCGACCCCCTGAGCAGcctctctgctggcagcacccacCAGAGCAAGCAGACCCCAAGAACTCTCATGTTCAACAGCAACTTCACCCCCCAGTCACCTCTCCAGCGAGTCAATTCCTTCAACAGCTACGTCTCATTCACTCCCCCGCCTGCACAGAAGGCCATCCAGCCTAACTACTATCAGCCACACTACATGGCTGAGAACTCCACAGTGCCCTATAACAACATGAACATTTACAGACCTATAAGGCTCAGGCAAGAGGAACCGAACAGGACAGGGTTAAATTCATCCTGGAGATGCCTCCACAAAGCTAACCTGTTTGCATAA